In Pseudomonas nunensis, a single window of DNA contains:
- the gltA gene encoding citrate synthase, protein MADKKAQLIIEGAAPVELPILTGTVGPDVIDVRGLTATGRFTFDPGFMSTASCESKITYIDGDNGILLHRGYPIEQLAEKSDYLETCYLLLNGELPTAEQKAQFVSTVKNHTMVHEQLKTFFNGFRRDAHPMAVMCGVVGALSAFYHDSLDINNPQHREISAIRLVAKMPTLAAMVYKYSMGQPMMYPRNDLTYAENFLHMMFNTPCEIKPISPVLAKAMDRIFILHADHEQNASTSTVRLAGSSGANPFACIAAGIAALWGPAHGGANEAVLTMLDEIGDVSNIDKFIAKAKDKNDPFKLMGFGHRVYKNRDPRATVMKQTCDEVLKELGINNDPQLELAMRLEEIALTDPYFIERSLYPNVDFYSGIILKAIGIPTSMFTVIFALARTVGWISHWKEMLSSPYKIGRPRQLYTGYESRDITKLEDRK, encoded by the coding sequence ATGGCTGACAAAAAAGCGCAGTTGATCATCGAGGGCGCAGCCCCCGTCGAGCTGCCCATTTTAACCGGCACCGTTGGTCCCGATGTAATTGATGTTCGGGGCCTGACGGCCACGGGCCGTTTCACCTTTGACCCTGGCTTCATGTCGACCGCCTCTTGCGAGTCGAAGATCACCTATATCGACGGCGACAACGGCATCCTGCTGCACCGCGGCTACCCGATCGAACAGTTGGCTGAAAAGTCGGACTACCTGGAAACCTGCTATCTGCTGCTCAACGGCGAACTGCCGACCGCAGAACAGAAGGCCCAGTTCGTCAGCACCGTGAAGAACCACACCATGGTTCACGAGCAGTTGAAGACTTTCTTCAACGGCTTCCGTCGCGACGCCCACCCAATGGCCGTCATGTGCGGTGTAGTCGGCGCCCTCTCGGCCTTCTACCACGACTCCCTCGACATCAATAACCCGCAGCATCGCGAAATTTCCGCGATCCGCCTGGTTGCCAAGATGCCGACCCTGGCAGCGATGGTTTACAAGTACTCCATGGGTCAACCCATGATGTACCCGCGCAACGACCTGACGTACGCGGAAAACTTCCTGCACATGATGTTCAACACCCCGTGCGAGATCAAACCGATCAGCCCGGTACTCGCCAAGGCAATGGACCGGATCTTCATCCTCCATGCCGACCACGAGCAAAACGCTTCGACTTCGACCGTACGCCTGGCAGGTTCTTCGGGTGCCAACCCGTTCGCCTGTATCGCCGCTGGTATCGCTGCACTGTGGGGCCCTGCCCACGGCGGCGCGAACGAAGCTGTCCTGACCATGCTGGACGAGATTGGCGATGTGTCGAACATCGACAAGTTCATCGCCAAGGCCAAGGACAAGAACGATCCGTTCAAACTGATGGGCTTCGGTCACCGGGTTTACAAAAACCGCGACCCACGCGCCACCGTCATGAAGCAGACCTGCGACGAAGTACTGAAGGAACTGGGGATCAACAACGATCCGCAACTCGAACTGGCCATGCGCCTGGAAGAGATCGCCCTGACCGATCCGTACTTCATCGAGCGTTCGCTGTATCCGAACGTCGACTTCTACTCGGGGATTATCCTCAAGGCGATCGGCATTCCGACCAGCATGTTCACCGTAATCTTCGCCTTGGCGCGGACTGTCGGCTGGATCTCCCACTGGAAAGAGATGCTCTCCAGCCCGTACAAGATTGGCCGTCCGCGCCAGTTGTACACTGGCTATGAGTCGCGTGACATTACCAAGCTGGAAGACCGCAAATAA
- a CDS encoding cation acetate symporter → MIRRLMALLSIAAFAPGAWAAEALTGEVHKQPLNVSAILMFVAFVGLTLCITYWASKRNNSAADYYAAGGKITGFQNGLAIAGDYMSAASFLGISALVFTSGYDGLIYSIGFLVGWPIILFLIAERLRNLGKYTFADVASYRLGQTQIRTLSACGSLVVVAFYLIAQMVGAGKLIQLLFGLDYYVAVILVGILMCMYVLFGGMLATTWVQIIKAVLLLSGASFMALMVMKHVNFDFSLLFSEAIKVHPKGEAIMSPGGLVKDPVSAFSLGLALMFGTAGLPHILMRFFTVSDAKEARKSVLYATGFIGYFYILTFIIGFGAILLVSTNPAFKDAAGALLGGNNMAAVHLANAVGGSIFLGFISAVAFATILAVVAGLTLAGATAVSHDLYASVIKKGKANDKDEIRVSKITTIALGVLAIGLGILFESQNIAFMVGLAFSIAASCNFPVLLLSMYWKKLTTRGAMIGGWLGLISAVGLMVLGPTIWVQILHHEKAIFPYEYPALFSMAIAFVGIWFFSITDKSAAADNERALFFPQFVRSQTGLGASGAVSH, encoded by the coding sequence ATGATCCGGCGTCTAATGGCTCTATTGAGCATCGCAGCCTTTGCACCTGGCGCCTGGGCGGCTGAAGCCCTGACCGGCGAAGTGCACAAACAACCCCTCAACGTTTCCGCGATCCTGATGTTCGTCGCGTTCGTTGGCTTGACCCTGTGCATCACCTACTGGGCCTCCAAGCGCAACAACTCGGCGGCTGACTATTACGCAGCTGGCGGCAAGATCACCGGTTTCCAGAACGGTCTGGCGATTGCCGGTGACTACATGTCCGCGGCGTCCTTCCTGGGTATTTCCGCCCTGGTGTTCACCTCTGGCTACGACGGCTTGATCTACTCGATCGGCTTCCTGGTGGGCTGGCCGATCATCCTGTTCCTGATCGCCGAGCGCCTGCGTAACCTGGGTAAATACACCTTTGCCGACGTGGCGTCCTACCGCCTCGGGCAAACCCAGATCCGCACGCTGTCTGCCTGTGGTTCGCTGGTGGTAGTGGCGTTCTACCTGATCGCGCAAATGGTTGGTGCCGGCAAGCTGATCCAGCTGCTGTTCGGCCTCGACTACTACGTGGCGGTGATCCTGGTCGGTATCCTGATGTGCATGTACGTGCTGTTCGGCGGCATGCTGGCGACCACTTGGGTGCAGATCATCAAGGCCGTGTTGCTGCTGTCCGGTGCCTCGTTCATGGCGCTGATGGTGATGAAGCACGTCAACTTCGACTTCAGCCTGCTGTTCTCCGAGGCGATCAAGGTTCACCCTAAAGGTGAGGCGATCATGAGCCCGGGCGGGCTGGTGAAAGATCCGGTTTCGGCGTTCTCCCTGGGCCTGGCACTGATGTTCGGTACCGCTGGCCTGCCGCACATCCTGATGCGCTTCTTCACTGTGAGTGACGCTAAAGAAGCGCGTAAAAGCGTGCTGTATGCCACTGGCTTCATCGGCTACTTCTATATCCTGACTTTCATCATCGGCTTCGGCGCGATCCTGCTGGTCAGCACCAATCCGGCCTTCAAGGATGCTGCTGGCGCGCTGTTGGGCGGCAATAACATGGCGGCGGTGCACTTGGCCAACGCGGTGGGTGGCAGTATTTTCCTCGGCTTTATCTCGGCGGTAGCGTTCGCGACCATTCTGGCGGTTGTGGCTGGTTTGACGCTCGCAGGTGCTACGGCGGTGTCTCACGACCTGTATGCCAGTGTGATCAAGAAGGGCAAGGCCAACGACAAGGACGAGATCCGCGTTTCGAAAATCACCACCATCGCCCTGGGCGTGTTGGCGATTGGCTTGGGTATTTTGTTCGAAAGCCAGAACATTGCGTTCATGGTTGGTTTGGCGTTTTCCATTGCGGCGAGCTGTAACTTCCCGGTGCTGTTGCTTTCGATGTATTGGAAGAAGCTGACTACTCGTGGGGCGATGATCGGTGGTTGGTTGGGGCTGATCAGTGCTGTTGGCTTGATGGTGCTTGGGCCGACCATTTGGGTGCAGATTCTGCATCACGAGAAGGCGATCTTCCCGTATGAGTATCCGGCGCTGTTTTCGATGGCGATTGCGTTTGTCGGGATTTGGTTTTTCTCGATTACTGATAAGTCTGCTGCGGCTGACAATGAGCGGGCGTTGTTTTTCCCGCAATTTGTGCGTTCGCAGACTGGGTTGGGGGCGAGTGGGGCGGTTTCGCACTAA
- a CDS encoding DUF485 domain-containing protein has product MNDSIYLSIQNSPRFKELVRKREKFAWILSAIMLGLYSGFILLIAYGPHILGAKISPESSITWGIPIGVGLILSAFVLTAIYVRRANGEFDDLNNAILKEAQQ; this is encoded by the coding sequence ATGAACGACAGCATTTACCTCTCGATTCAAAACAGCCCGCGCTTCAAGGAGCTGGTCAGAAAGCGAGAAAAGTTCGCCTGGATTCTTTCGGCGATCATGCTTGGACTCTATTCCGGATTCATCCTTTTGATTGCTTACGGGCCGCATATTCTCGGGGCGAAAATCAGTCCTGAGTCTTCGATTACCTGGGGGATACCGATTGGTGTCGGGCTGATTCTTTCGGCCTTTGTCCTGACTGCAATCTATGTACGACGCGCCAATGGCGAATTCGACGACCTGAACAATGCGATTCTCAAGGAGGCTCAGCAATGA
- a CDS encoding glycine betaine ABC transporter substrate-binding protein translates to MKMRRLLGASAALVLAIGSTFANAESKTLSIGYVDGWSDSVATTHVAAEVIKQKLGYDVKLQAVATGIMWQGVATGKLDAMLSAWLPVTHGEYWTKNKDQVVDYGPNFKDAKIGLIVPEYVKAKTIDDLKTDDSFKGRIVGIDAGSGVMLKTDQAIKDYGLSNYTLKASSGAGMIAELTRAEKKNESIAVTGWVPHWMFAKWKLRFLDDPKGVYGAAETVNSIGSKELATKAPEVAKFLKNFQWASKDEIGEVMLAIQDGAKPEAAAKDWVAKHPDRVAEWTK, encoded by the coding sequence ATGAAGATGCGACGACTTTTAGGCGCGAGTGCCGCTCTGGTACTTGCGATTGGCTCCACATTCGCCAATGCCGAGAGCAAAACCCTGAGCATCGGTTACGTTGACGGTTGGTCCGACAGCGTTGCGACCACTCACGTGGCCGCCGAAGTGATCAAGCAGAAACTCGGTTATGACGTGAAGCTGCAAGCCGTCGCCACCGGGATCATGTGGCAGGGCGTGGCCACCGGCAAACTCGACGCCATGCTCTCCGCGTGGCTGCCCGTGACCCACGGCGAATACTGGACCAAGAACAAGGATCAGGTCGTCGATTACGGCCCGAACTTCAAGGACGCGAAAATCGGCCTGATCGTGCCGGAATACGTGAAAGCCAAGACCATCGACGATCTGAAAACTGATGACAGCTTCAAGGGCCGCATCGTGGGCATCGACGCCGGTTCGGGCGTGATGCTCAAGACTGATCAGGCGATCAAGGATTACGGCCTGAGCAACTACACCCTCAAGGCCAGTTCCGGCGCCGGCATGATTGCCGAGCTGACCCGCGCCGAGAAGAAAAACGAATCCATCGCCGTCACCGGTTGGGTGCCGCACTGGATGTTCGCCAAGTGGAAACTGCGCTTCCTCGACGACCCGAAAGGCGTATATGGCGCTGCTGAAACCGTAAACAGCATCGGCAGCAAAGAACTGGCGACCAAAGCACCGGAAGTGGCCAAGTTCCTGAAAAACTTCCAGTGGGCGTCGAAAGACGAAATCGGCGAAGTCATGCTGGCCATCCAGGATGGTGCCAAACCTGAAGCCGCTGCCAAGGATTGGGTGGCTAAACACCCGGACCGCGTTGCCGAATGGACCAAGTGA
- a CDS encoding serine/threonine protein kinase — protein sequence MLRSLRFAALFGGLILSASALAVDIDAASYGYPLTNPFEATIATTPPELRPELPANEDINQQDRSVRLRPEREFSLPDNFWPVKKLTYRIATQDHAAPLIFLIAGTGARYDSSLNEYLKKLYYKAGYHVVQLSSPTSFDFMSAASRFATPGITKEDAEDMYRVMQAVRAQNPKTPVTEYYLTGYSLGALDAAFVAHLDETRRSFNFKKVLLLNPPVNLYTSITNLDKLVQTEVKGINNSTTFYELVLNKLTRYFQQKGYIDLNDALLYDFQQSKQHLTNEQMAMLIGTSFRFSAADIAFTSDLINRRGLITPPKYPITEGTSLTPFLKRALQCDFDCYITEQVIPMWRARTDGGSLLQLIDQVSLYALKDYLHDSPKISVMHNADDVILGPGDLGFLRRTFGDRLTVYPLGGHCGNLNYRVNSDAMLEFFRG from the coding sequence ATGCTCCGTTCCTTGCGCTTCGCCGCCCTGTTTGGCGGCCTTATTTTGAGTGCGTCCGCACTGGCGGTCGATATCGACGCCGCCAGCTATGGCTACCCCTTGACCAACCCGTTCGAGGCAACAATTGCCACGACTCCACCGGAGTTGCGCCCGGAGTTGCCGGCCAACGAAGACATCAATCAGCAGGACCGCAGCGTGCGGTTGCGCCCGGAGCGTGAATTCAGCCTGCCAGACAACTTCTGGCCGGTGAAAAAACTCACCTACCGCATTGCGACCCAGGATCACGCCGCCCCGCTGATTTTCCTGATCGCCGGCACCGGCGCGCGCTATGACAGCAGCCTCAACGAATACCTGAAAAAGCTCTACTACAAGGCTGGCTACCACGTCGTGCAGCTCTCATCGCCCACCAGCTTTGACTTCATGAGCGCCGCTTCACGTTTCGCGACACCCGGTATCACCAAGGAAGACGCCGAAGACATGTACCGGGTGATGCAGGCCGTACGGGCGCAAAACCCGAAAACGCCAGTCACCGAGTACTACCTGACCGGCTATAGCCTGGGCGCCCTGGATGCCGCGTTCGTCGCGCACCTGGACGAAACCCGTCGCAGCTTCAACTTCAAGAAAGTCTTGTTGCTGAACCCGCCGGTCAACCTCTACACCTCGATCACCAACCTCGACAAGCTGGTACAAACCGAGGTCAAGGGCATCAACAACAGCACCACTTTCTATGAGCTGGTGCTGAACAAACTGACCCGTTACTTCCAGCAAAAAGGCTACATCGACCTCAACGATGCCCTGCTCTATGACTTCCAGCAGTCCAAGCAGCACCTGACCAACGAACAGATGGCCATGCTGATCGGCACCTCGTTCCGCTTCTCGGCGGCCGACATTGCCTTTACCTCCGACCTGATCAACCGCCGTGGCCTGATCACGCCGCCGAAGTACCCGATTACCGAAGGCACCAGCCTCACGCCGTTCCTCAAGCGCGCGCTGCAATGCGACTTCGACTGCTACATCACTGAACAAGTCATCCCGATGTGGCGCGCCCGCACCGACGGCGGCAGCCTGCTGCAACTGATCGACCAGGTGAGTTTGTATGCGCTGAAGGATTACCTGCACGACAGCCCGAAAATCTCGGTCATGCACAATGCCGACGACGTGATTCTCGGCCCTGGCGACCTGGGCTTCCTGCGCCGGACCTTCGGCGATCGCCTGACCGTTTACCCATTGGGCGGCCATTGCGGCAACCTTAACTATCGCGTCAACAGCGACGCCATGCTGGAGTTCTTCCGTGGCTAA
- a CDS encoding MlaA family lipoprotein: MAKYLLLIAALLCAGVANADNSKANAPVVIDNDGFKEPLSKLKFNPGLDQREFERSTLNALAVYDPLEEWNRRVYHFNYRFDQWVFLPVVDGYRYITPSFLRTGVSNFFNNLGDVPNLLNSMLQLKGHRSLETTARLLLNTTIGVAGLWDPATAMGLPRQSEDFGQTLGFYGVPSGAYFVLPILGPSNLRDTAGLVVDYTGEAAVNFLNVSEVSSNHPEIWVLRGVDKRYQTSFRYGQLNSPFEYEKVRYVYTESRKLQIAE; the protein is encoded by the coding sequence GTGGCTAAATATCTCCTGCTTATCGCAGCGTTACTCTGTGCAGGCGTCGCCAATGCCGACAACAGCAAAGCCAACGCGCCGGTCGTGATCGACAATGACGGTTTCAAGGAACCGTTGAGCAAACTCAAGTTCAACCCGGGGCTGGATCAGCGCGAGTTCGAACGTTCGACGCTCAACGCACTGGCCGTCTACGACCCGCTGGAAGAGTGGAACCGCCGGGTCTACCACTTCAACTACCGCTTCGACCAATGGGTGTTCCTGCCGGTGGTCGATGGCTATCGTTACATCACCCCGAGCTTTCTGCGTACCGGTGTGAGTAACTTCTTCAACAACCTGGGTGACGTGCCAAACCTGCTCAACAGCATGTTGCAGCTGAAGGGCCACCGCTCGCTGGAAACCACCGCGCGCCTGCTGCTCAACACCACCATCGGCGTTGCCGGCCTGTGGGACCCGGCCACCGCCATGGGCCTGCCGCGCCAGAGCGAAGACTTCGGTCAGACCCTGGGTTTCTACGGCGTACCGAGCGGTGCCTACTTCGTGCTGCCAATCCTCGGCCCGTCCAACCTGCGTGATACCGCAGGCCTGGTGGTCGATTACACCGGCGAGGCGGCGGTCAACTTCCTGAACGTCTCCGAAGTCAGCTCCAACCACCCGGAAATCTGGGTCCTGCGCGGCGTCGACAAGCGCTACCAGACCAGCTTCCGCTACGGTCAGCTGAACTCGCCGTTCGAGTATGAAAAGGTGCGTTACGTGT